In one window of Gossypium arboreum isolate Shixiya-1 chromosome 4, ASM2569848v2, whole genome shotgun sequence DNA:
- the LOC108458425 gene encoding dnaJ protein ERDJ3A, which yields MKIRPPLPFAFLLTLLVLHAEVKSIDPYKVLGVEKSTSQREVQKAFHKLSLKYHPDKNKSKGAQEKFAEINNAYDILSDEEKRKNYDMYGDEKGGPGQSGFTSGPGGWQHMGGDGSSQTSSFSFGGPGGSRFFGGSSFFGFDYNDIFSSFFGGGMNHQGPFGGFSGSSRSQSQSRSSRKSIRAISSDVFKKEISDKGMTWLLLSYTPALQQGKQHYESIIDEVAGLLQGAIKVGRINCETEYSLCKDLGMHPGRALRLFVYSYKRNEKGSLEEYKGDLVAKNVKTFCQDHLPRFSRRVSLYHSDLSSSNLEKYPRVILLSTKKDTPVIWRALSGLYHKRFSFYDAEVHDVSEPGAKQLGVDALPAIIGWLPNGEKHILKSGISVKDLKSAIKDLSLLLDSFEKKNKKVASSQASKNQTYSAQRKLPLLTASNSDALCGDKTPVCIIGAFRSCRAREKLESLLSKVSQKSLTRRPNVASDSRDSVSYIVLDATKQPLFLCAFDKSGYKSSDNILVAFKPRKVKFAAFSGDMTVEEVEKFISSVLNGDIQFTKTRQKPVLK from the exons ATGAAAATTCGACCGCCATTACCATTTGCTTTTCTGTTAACGTTATTGGTTTTACACGCGGAAGTCAAATCCATTGATCCTTACAAG GTACTAGGCGTGGAGAAAAGCACGAGCCAACGAGAGGTTCAGAAAGCTTTTCACAA GCTCTCCCTTAAATACCACCCTGACAAGAATAAAAGTAAAGGAGCACAAGAGAAGTTTGCTGAGATCAACAACG CGTACGACATTTTATCagacgaggaaaagagaaaaaactATGATATGTATGGGGATGAAAAAGGTGGGCCTGGACAAAGTGGGTTTACATCTGGACCAGGTGGATGGCAGCATATGGGTGGGGACGGAAGTTCCCAAACTTCCTCATTTTCCTTTGGCGGCCCTGGTGGATCACGCTTCTTTGGTGGATCAAGTTTCTTTGGCTTTGATTATAATGATATTTTCTCTAGCTTCTTTGGGGGTGGTATGAACCATCAGGGTCCATTTGGCGGTTTCAGTGGTTCAAGCAGGTCTCAGTCTCAATCTAGGAGTTCACGTAAGAGCATCAGAGCAATAAGTTCTGATGTCTTCAAAAAAGAAATATCTGACAAAGGGATGACTTGGCTTTTATTATCTTATACACCAGCGTTGCAGCAGGGGAAACAGCATTATGAATCTATCATAGACGAGGTGGCCGGTTTATTGCAAGGAGCTATAAAG GTTGGGAGAATAAATTGTGAAACCGAGTATTCTTTATGTAAGGATCTTGGTATGCATCCAGGGAGAGCTCTAAGGTTGTTTGTTTATTCATACAAAAGAAATGAGAAGGGTTCTCTGGAAGAATACAAGGGTGATTTGGTCGCTAAGAATGTCAAAACATTTTGCCAAGATCATTTACCAAGGTTTTCACGAAGGGTTAGCTTATATCATTCTGACTTGTCTTCTAGTAATTTAGAAAAATACCCAAGGGTGATACTCCTTTCTACCAAAAAGGACACACCTGTTATCTGGCGTGCTCTCAGTGGCTTGTATCATAAAAGATTCTCTTTCTATGATGCAGAG GTTCATGATGTTTCTGAACCAGGAGCAAAGCAGTTAGGTGTTGATGCACTTCCGGCTATAATAGGATGGCTGCCCAATGGAGAGAAGCACATTCTAAAATCTGGTATTTCTGTAAAGGATTTGAAGTCTGCAATCAAAGATCTCAGCCTGTTGCTCGATAGTTTTGAAAAGAAGAATAAAAAGGTAGCTTCATCTCAGGCTAGCAAGAATCAGACATATTCTGCACAGAGAAAGTTACCATTATTGACAGCATCGAACTCTGACGCTCTTTGTGGGGATAAAACTCCGGTCTGCATCATAGGTGCATTCCGATCATGCAGAGCTAGGGAGAAGCTGGAGTCCCTTTTATCTAAG GTTTCACAGAAATCATTAACAAGGAGACCGAATGTGGCCTCGGATTCTAGGGATTCAGTATCCTACATCGTCTTAGATGCTACCAAGCAACCATTATTTTTATGTGCATTCGATAAATCTGGATATAAATCATCAGATAACATCCTGGTGGCCTTCAAACCACGGAAAGTGAAGTTTGCAGCATTTTCAGGTGACATGACCGTGGAAGAGGTAGAGAAATTCATAAGCTCTGTTCTTAATGGAGACATACAATTTACAAAGACAAGACAGAAACCTGTTCTCAAGTGA